Part of the Azospirillaceae bacterium genome, CCATGGCGAAGTCCGCCGTGGGCGGCCGTCTGGCCGACGCCATCGCCGCCCACTTCGCCAAGCACTGACGCACGGACCCGGCGGCGGGGCGGGGCTGCTGACACAACGGTGTCAGTTGGGCGCACGTAGGTTGCGGGCATCGCCAACCCGCACACGGAGCATGACATGCCCCACCGCGTTCTTGAAGTCGTCACCTTTTCCCTGTTGCCCGGCACCGACGTGGCCGCCTTCCTGCGCGAGGCCGAAAACGCGAGCGCCGTCCAGCGCGCCATGCCCGGTTTCCTGTCGCGACGCATGGCCAAGTCCCAGGACGGCGGCTGGATCGACGTGACGGAGTGGACGGATGCCGCCAGCGCCGCCCGTGCGGCTGAAACCTTCCACACGATCCCGGCCGCCCAGCCCTTCTGTGGGATGATCGACATGGAAACGGCCCGCATGACCCACCATGGCATCGCCGTAACCGGCTAACGGGATGCGGCGGGCGGACCGGCTCTTCGACATCGTGCAACTGCTGCGCGGCGGGCGTCTGCGCACCGCGCAGGAGATCGCCGCACGGCTGGAGGTGTCGGTCCGCACCATCTACCGCGACATCGACGCATTGGCCGCGTCCGGTGTCCCGATCGAGGGCGAGCGCGGCGTCGGCTACGTGCTGCGCGGCCCGATGCTGCTCCCGCCGCTGTCCTTCACCGAAACGGAGTTGCAGGCGTTGGCGCTCGGCGCCCGGCTGGTGCGGGCCTGGGCCGATCCGGAGCTGGCGCAGGCCGCCGAGGAAGTGCTGGCCAAGGTCGATGCCGTGACGTCCCCCGACCGCCGGGATGCGCTGTGGCGGAGGGATCTGCGGGCATTCGGCCTCCGGATGGGGCCGGATCTGCGCACGCGGCTGGCGCGGCTGCGGCGCGCCGTGCGAGGGCGGCACAAGGTCCGCCTGCGCTATGCGGACGCCAACGGGGCCGTCACCACGCGGGTCGTCCGGCCCCTCGGCCTGGAGGCCTGGGGCCATGCCTGGACGCTGACGGCGTGGTGCGAATTGCGCGCCGACTTCCGCGCGTTCCGCCTGGACCGGATGGCGGCGGCGGAAGCCCTCTCCGACACGTTCCGGTCCGAGCCCGGCCGCACGTTGCAGGATTATCTCGCCCGCCTGCGCACGGAGGGCTGGACGGTCGAGGACGGATAGGGTTCTTCGAAAAGGGTTGCACCCGCGGGCGCGGTGCGGCACCCAGCCCCGGCCGCCGCCGAAGGTTACCGATGACCGAACACTCTCCCCCCGCGATCGACTGGGCCCCTGGAATCGAGGTGCGGGTCACCGATCCTCGCCTGCACGACTGGGGGCTACCGCGCTACCAATCCGACTTGGCGGCCGGGCTCGACCTGTGCGCCTGTCTGGACGAGCCCCTTGATCTCGCCCCGCAGGCGTCGGCCGTGCTGATTCCGTCGGGGATCGCGGTGCTGATGGGCCACCCGCATCTGGCCGCCGTGGTGCTTCCGCGGTCGGGCCTGGGCCACCGCAAGGGGCTGGTGCTGGGCAATGGCACCGGCCTGATCGACGCCGACTACACGGCCACCATCATGGTCAGCGCCTGGAACCGGAACCCGCCGGGATCCGAACCGATCCGGATCCAGCCGGGCGAACGCATTGCCCAACTGGTGTTCCTGCCCATCGTACGGCCGGTTTTGCGACTGGTGGAGGACTTCTCGGCCACGACCCAAAGGGGCGGGGGCGGCTTCGGATCCACCGGAACCTTGTCCGGCGGCAGCCACCGCGGTTGACGCGCGGGTCCGGGGCATACATTTTCCAGACCGGCCCAGTGGAATGCATCCAAGACCACAGGCCGCACAAACCGGATGTCATGACCACCATGCTGCGCGCTTCCAGAAAACTCGTCTTCGCCATCGAGGCCCTGTTGGACATCGCCTACAACGCCGGCGGTGATCCTGTGCGCAGCAGTGGAATCACGGAGCGCCACGGCATTCCCCGCCGGTATCTGGAACCGGTCCTCCAGCAGCTCGTCCGGGACGGCGTCCTAGAAAGCCTGCGCGGCCCCCGCGGCGGTTACCGGTTGGCGCGCGAGCGGTCGCGGATATCGCTCGGCGACATCGTCCGGGCCGTGCGGACGCTGGAATCGGCCGAAGACGTGATCGAAGACCCGTCCGGTTCGGATCTGGGGGTGAGGGTGGTGCGCCCGCTGTTTGCCGAATTGCAGGACGAGCTGATGGCGCGGCTCGACGGCATCACGCTGGACGACCTGTGCACCCGCGCCCGCCTCGCCGGGATCAGCAGCGAAGCGAAAGAACGAATTGATTTTGTGATTTGAATAACATCACGGCCGCCGTATGTTCAATCCATGTGGAATGTGGATGAACCACACCGGAACGGAGTGAAACAATGGTGACGAAGCCGAATGCCGCCAATGGCGGATCGCCCGGGTTCCGCGGCCGGATCTACGACAACGTCGTGGACACGATCGGGGCGACGCCGCTGATCCGGCTGAGCCGGCTTGCCAAGGCGCACGGCGTCGTCGCCGATCTCGTCGGCAAGGCCGAGTTCTTCAATCCGCTGGCCAGCGTGAAGGACCGCATCGGCGCGGCCATGATCGAAGCGGCCGAGCGCGAGGGCCGGATCGGCCCCGGCACCGTCCTGGTGGAGCCGACCTCGGGCAACACCGGCATCGCGCTGGCCTTCGTGGCGGCCGCCAAGGGCTACCGGCTGATCCTCACCATGCCGGAAAGCATGTCCATCGAGCGGCGCAAGATGCTGCGCTTCCTGGGTGCGGAACTCGTGCTGACGCCGGCTCCGCTGGGCATGAAGGGCGCCATCGCGAAGGCGGAGGAACTGGTGGCGTCCACGCCGGGCGCGTACATGCTCCAGCAGTTCAAGAACCCGGCGAACCCGCAGATCCACCGCAACACCACGGCCGAGGAGATCTGGAACGACAC contains:
- the dut gene encoding dUTP diphosphatase, yielding MTEHSPPAIDWAPGIEVRVTDPRLHDWGLPRYQSDLAAGLDLCACLDEPLDLAPQASAVLIPSGIAVLMGHPHLAAVVLPRSGLGHRKGLVLGNGTGLIDADYTATIMVSAWNRNPPGSEPIRIQPGERIAQLVFLPIVRPVLRLVEDFSATTQRGGGGFGSTGTLSGGSHRG
- a CDS encoding Rrf2 family transcriptional regulator, which produces MLRASRKLVFAIEALLDIAYNAGGDPVRSSGITERHGIPRRYLEPVLQQLVRDGVLESLRGPRGGYRLARERSRISLGDIVRAVRTLESAEDVIEDPSGSDLGVRVVRPLFAELQDELMARLDGITLDDLCTRARLAGISSEAKERIDFVI
- a CDS encoding YafY family protein, with translation MRRADRLFDIVQLLRGGRLRTAQEIAARLEVSVRTIYRDIDALAASGVPIEGERGVGYVLRGPMLLPPLSFTETELQALALGARLVRAWADPELAQAAEEVLAKVDAVTSPDRRDALWRRDLRAFGLRMGPDLRTRLARLRRAVRGRHKVRLRYADANGAVTTRVVRPLGLEAWGHAWTLTAWCELRADFRAFRLDRMAAAEALSDTFRSEPGRTLQDYLARLRTEGWTVEDG
- the cysK gene encoding cysteine synthase A, which gives rise to MVTKPNAANGGSPGFRGRIYDNVVDTIGATPLIRLSRLAKAHGVVADLVGKAEFFNPLASVKDRIGAAMIEAAEREGRIGPGTVLVEPTSGNTGIALAFVAAAKGYRLILTMPESMSIERRKMLRFLGAELVLTPAPLGMKGAIAKAEELVASTPGAYMLQQFKNPANPQIHRNTTAEEIWNDTDGRVDVLVSGVGTGGTVTGVAEVIKARKPGFHVVAVEPEDSPVLSGGTPGPHKIQGIGAGFVPDILNTSLIDEIVKVGNNTAFEQAREAARLEGLPVGISGGAALAAAIQVGKRPEMTGKLIVVVLPSFAERYLSTALFEGLE